The following coding sequences lie in one Anoplolepis gracilipes chromosome 4, ASM4749672v1, whole genome shotgun sequence genomic window:
- the LOC140665059 gene encoding polynucleotide 5'-hydroxyl-kinase NOL9, with protein sequence MDIDNVQNIPSDSTVDSIRWKSSEEEIDNKIDSDWKVDNSEEEMKDEIDDWTQIAPKEKRNIESPLVIESRSDNVVLNLPQIFKQEQKTNIDKKIFCNDIFEIDTPSNEEACVIVAKSINFKHNTRMQTSVTSNTGENNETKDKIENKLENISISNMSSPDRNPTCKKHVKSKKSINCNTEKLHKCPCVKSYTHQSSHKKKAPEFYSIKNLVIVKMKSDSRLCFTGKLSVKVLYGAVQIYGYILNKSTNIIQVYSPRGYSKIAIETSRVHSEDSNIDDIWLALAKEGITRDSESKLQVEIDNVQPGDAVLVLQNVENNLTIFLETYFRYSKLFPNKSISSYYHWTHPKRAEIILQADLHLEQYDDSNCKRLITDPCIINIAQKMLSRWCENEWSCTLIAGGKNVGKSTSARYLINSLLHTCEKVVLVDIDPGQAECTPPGCISYNLIEEPLMGPNFTHLKTPVYQLYIDEVNVAQCVTRYLEGVKMLIDRLKKEPELSRLPIVINTMGFTQNLGWDLAIFTIKLMRPSIIMQIMSSTKKNNYDNIFSTKVVNKQKCSWMFCDESFIDWNRPCEHDLCIIQSRAEGTVTQKTMERPYQWNMEPYQQRELVMMSYLSDIVRGNDDSLLYNTKLSRSINEAVPYTVPFSSLCIIPQRLFGVPASHALSVINGNIVALCGIDLTEEESADTSTLRVLTQRSPLCTCYGFGIVRGVDMEQQQVYINTPLSISITQHVNCLAGCIRVPPTLLQLHRGAPYVSENATLPTSREPRKGYFRMRYRKKQSPNKS encoded by the exons ATGGACATTGACAATGTGCAGAATATTCCTTCAG ATTCTACAGTTGATTCTATAAGATGGAAGAGTTCTGAGGAAgaaatagataataagatagaCAGTGATTGGAAAGTGGATAATTCCGAAGAAGAGATGAAAGATGAAATAGATGATTGGACTCAAATTGCtccaaaagaaaaaagaaatatagaatCACCACTTGTGATTGAGAGTCGTTCGGATAATGTCGTATTAAATCTCcctcaaatatttaaacaggAGCAAAAGACAAATATAGACAAGAAGATATTTTGCaatgacatttttgaaatagaTACACCGTCCAATGAAGAAGCATGCGTTATAGTCgctaaatctataaattttaagcaTAACACTCGCATGCAAACATCTGTGACGTCAAATACAGGTGAAAATAACGAAactaaagataaaattgagaataaattagaaaatattagcaTCAGTAATATGAGCAGTCCTGACAGAAATCCTACATGTAAAAAACatgtcaaaagtaaaaaatctataaattgtaatacagaaaaattgcataaatgtCCTTGTGTTAAAAGTTACACACATCAGTCATCGCACAAGAAAAAAGCACCAGAATTTTATTCCATAAAAAATCTAGTTATTGTTAAAATGAAAAGTGACAGCAGATTATGTTTCACTGGCAAGCTGTCAGTAAAAGTGTTATATGGCGCTGTACAAATTTACgggtatatattaaataagtcgACTAATATCATACAAGTGTACTCTCCTCGAGGATACAGCAAAATTGCTATAGAAACGAGCAGAGTACATTCCGAAGATAGCAATATTGATGATATCTGGCTAGCACTCGCCAAGGAAGGTATCACTCGAGATTCGGAGAGTAAACTGCAAGTCGAGATCGATAATGTTCAACCAGGAGACGCCGTTCTCGTATTGCAAAACGTCGAAAACAATTTGACGATCTTTTTGGAAACTTATTTTCGATACTCCAAATTGTTTCCGAATAAAAGTATTTCCTCATACTATCACTGGACACACCCCAAGCGAGCCGAGATAATATTACAAGCCGATCTACATCTCGAACAATACGACGATTCCAATTGTAAACGATTGATCACCGATCCGTGTATTATCAATATCGCACAGAAAATGTTGAGTCGCTGGTGTGAGAACGAATGGTCCTGCACGTTGATCGCTGGCGGTAAAAACGTCGGCAAGTCCACCAGCGCGCGATATTTGATCAACAGTTTGTTGCACACGTGTGAAAAAGTAGTCCTTGTGGACATAGATCCTGGTCAGGCAGAATGCACACCACCAGGCTGTATCTCGTACAACTTAATCGAGGAGCCGTTAATGGGGCCAAATTTCACGCATTTAAAGACACCGGTTTACCAGCTGTACATCGATGAGGTAAACGTCGCCCAATGCGTCACACGCTACCTGGAGGGTGTTAAAATGCTAATCGACAGATTAAAAAAGGAGCCTGAATTATCCCGTTTACCTATCGTGATAAATACGATGGGTTTTACGCAAAATCTAGGTTGGGATCTTGcgatttttacgataaaactGATGAGGCCGTCGATTATCATGCAGATTATGTCGTCgacaaaaaagaataattacgaTAATATCTTTAGTACGAAAGTCGTAAATAAACAG AAATGCTCATGGATGTTTTGCGACGAAAGTTTTATTGATTGGAATAGGCCGTGCGAGCATGATTTGTGTATAATTCAATCTCGGGCCGAAGGTACCGTAACGCAAAAGACCATGGAGCGACCATACCAGTGGAATATGGAACCATATCAGCAACGTGAGCTTGTGATGATGTCTTATCTCAGCGATATCGTACGCGGCAATGATGATTCTCT TCTCTACAACACAAAACTATCGCGCAGCATCAATGAGGCAGTGCCGTATAc AGTGCCTTTCTCTTCCCTGTGCATTATTCCCCAGCGATTATTCGGTGTACCAGCGTCACATGCTTTGAGCGTTATAAACGGTAATATTGTAGCGCTTTGTGGTATAGATTTAACGGAGGAAGAATCGGCGGATACCTCCACTCTTCGGGTACTGACGCAAAGATCGCCCTTATGCACATGTTATGGCTTTG GTATAGTTCGAGGTGTCGATATGGAACAACAGCAAGTGTACATAAACACACCATTATCAATATCGATCACGCAGCACGTCAACTGCTTAGCAGGCTGTATTCGAGTTCCTCCGACACTGTTACAGTTGCATCGAGGCGCACCTTACGTCAGTGAAAATGCAACGTTACCGACGAGTCGCGAACCGCGCAAGGGCTATTTTCGAATGAGATATCGAAAGAAACAGAGCCCTAATAAATCCTAA
- the LOC140665289 gene encoding histone lysine demethylase PHF8 isoform X3 encodes MELSITYCFCGRSYDPQQFMIQCDVCKEWYHGGCVALKEYMTTDLDKYHCPRCEAMCGPSLMKTRMNWHRHDYTERDADTKPVQTGTPVFIRELKSRHFPKADEIVKHVKGQHLSLQYLQTNGFENPIIVDGKDGLDMTIPPQNFSVYDVETYIGGDRDMDVIDVTRQSNIRMKLRDFVEYYNSPSRTRVLNVISLEFTNTGLSSMVEAPYIARKLDWVNSVWPRDWPEDNDIKRPEVQKYCLIGVKDSFTDFHIDFGGTSVWYHVLRGEKVFYLIKPTPANLQLYQHWMCSSTQSETFFGDQADACYKCVIKQGQTMMIPTGWIHAVLTPVDSLVFGGNFVHSLNIPMQIQIYELERKMKTPAKFQYPGFETINWFAAKKLLKELKELNNEGKKCPSYFLQGVKALLGILKQWNTDKDYSMISRGQIPETINSQKLLKDLSKEIRHAERYLISLNPPKPERESKRKKKKPLNKDFVDFDYADKMADNALKATLKETNKVEPSLIEQPLPRPPLKLTLPKPIMFPDVKPTLTSKPANSNKRQLSKPGKQSPTVIRFKLGNNEVVRSTNDNINIYGGNVTTDHTALRTAKEPLPWNQTSSVYDFHDGSNESDYGLVIDESQKRKRAPRSNTQKRFKRDYDGDVDVLSDAPKNGIEELLKASAYTLGNGAQRIDVAPSTIIQQYSQSMPPPTGSDRASPSTREAIAGMLSFSQQSYSTTSNPAKSSRSTKSQQNDDDDDDDQSIENIDKVHQDDDFIYPALDASDDEDYIFKPKAKSQIDEAWNPKARVGPLLPKTNRPAREGVKKTSVEKGLEAAAAKRAKQSGTNKRTYNKKKQKDPTVTAVGTTSSTAVSENVIKSPIGFGSILTSPNRLRDVKAKLAAPVPIERKPKKGMKTAKQRLGKILKLHKMMH; translated from the exons ATGGAGTTGTCAATTACATACTGTTTTTGCGGCCGTTCGTACGATCCTCAGCAATTTATGATACAGTGTGACGTGTGCAAGGAGTGGTACCACGGCGG atGCGTGGCTCTGAAGGAATACATGACTACAGATCTTGATAAATATCACTGTCCACGATGCGAAGCCATGTGTGGTCCTTCTCTAA TGAAGACTAGGATGAACTGGCATAGACATGATTATACTGAACGCGACGCGGATACAAAACCTGTTCAAACTGGAACTCCAGTGTTTATACGAGAGCTGAAGTCTAGACACTTTCCCAAAGCTGATGAAATTGTGAAGCATGTGAAAGGACAACACTTAAGTCTTCAATATTTGCAGACAAATGGCTTTGAAAATCCTATTATTGTTGACGGAAAAGATGGACTTGATATGACCATACCCCCTCAGAATTTTAGTGTTTACGATGTTGAGACTTATATAG GTGGTGATCGAGACATGGATGTAATTGATGTTACTAGACAAAGCAACATACGTATGAAATTAAGAGACTTTGTAGAATATTACAACTCTCCCTCCCGAACAAGAGTATTAAATGTCATAAGTCTTGAATTTACTAATACTgg TCTTTCATCAATGGTTGAAGCGCCGTACATCGCGCGTAAACTCGACTGGGTTAATTCGGTATGGCCGCGTGATTGGCCCGAAGACAATGATATAAAGCGACCCGAAGTACAAAAGTATTGTTTAATAGGAGTCAAAGACAGTTTCACAGACTTTCACATTGATTTTGGGGGCACATCTGTGTGGTATCACGTGTTGCGCGGTGAAAAAGTTTTCTATCTAATCAAGCCAACACCAGCGAATTTGCAATTGTATCAGCATTGGATGTGTAGCTCAACACAGAGCGAAACTTTCTTCGGGGATCAGGCTGATGCGTGTTACAAGTGCGTGATTAAACAGGGTCAAACAATGATGATTCCCACAGGCTGGATACACGCAGTACTTACACCGGTGGATTCTTTAGTTTTTGGTGGAAATTTTGTTCATAGTCTTAATATTCCAATGCAAATACA AATATATGAATTAGAAAGGAAAATGAAGACTCCAGCAAAGTTTCAATATCCTGGCTTTGAAACGATTAATTGGTTCGCAGCTAAGAAACTGCTCAAAGAATTGAAGGAATTGAATAACGAGGGGAAAAAGTGTccatcatattttttacaaggtGTGAAGGCGTTGCTTGGGATTCTCAAGCAGTGGAACACAGATAAGGAT TATAGTATGATTAGTCGCGGTCAGATACCAGAAACAATAAATAGCCAGAAATTATTGAAGGATCTTAGCAAAGAGATACGACACGCGGAACGGTACTTAATATCCCTAAATCCGCCGAAACCGGAACGTGAAAGTAaacgaaagaagaagaagccaTTGAACAAGGATTTCGTAGACTTTGATTACGCCGATAAGATGGCTGATAACGCCTTGAAAGCGACGTTGAAGGAAACGAATAAAGTGGAACCTTCCTTGATCGAGCAGCCGTTACCAAGGCCACCGTTAAAACTTACATTACCGAAACCCATCATGTTTCCCGATGTTAAGCCGACCTTGACGAGCAAACCTGCCAATAGCAATAAACGACAATTGTCTAAGCCGGGGAAACAGAGCCCTACTGTAATTAGATTTAAGCTCGGCAACAATGAGGTTGTCAGAAGTACAAACgacaatataaacatttacgGTGGTAATGTTACGACCGATCACACAGCTCTTCGGACAGCGAAGGAACCGCTCCCGTGGAATCAGACATCGTCTGTGTACGATTTTCACGATGGCAGTAATGAAAGCGATTACGGTCTCGTGATAGACGAGTCACAGAAGCGGAAACGGGCGCCGAGATCGAACACGCAGAAACGATTCAAGCGCGATTATGACGGCGACGTTGATGTGCTGAGCGACGCGCCGAAAAACGGCATAGAGGAATTGTTGAAAGCATCGGCGTACACCCTCGGAAACGGAGCTCAAAGGATAGATGTTgc gcCGTCGACTATAATACAGCAGTACAGTCAATCTATGCCCCCTCCCACTGG TTCCGACAGGGCGTCACCGTCCACGCGGGAGGCTATCGCCGGGATGTTATCGTTTAGCCAACAAAGTTATTCGACAACGAGTAATCCTGCAAAATCTTCAAGATCTACTAAAAGCCAACAAaatgatgacgatgacgatgatgatCAGTCGATAGAAAATATCGATAAGGTTCATCAAGATGATGATTTTA TTTATCCAGCTTTAGATGCTTCTGATGACGAAGATTATATCTTCAAGCCTAAGGCAAAGAGTCAAATCGATGAAGCATGGAATCCTAAAGCCAGAGTGGGTCCCCTTTTACCAAAAACGAATCGACCAGCACGGGAAGGGGTAAAGAAAACATCCGTGGAAAAGGGCCTGGAAGCAGCCGCGGCGAAGCGAGCAAAACAATCg